From the genome of Deltaproteobacteria bacterium, one region includes:
- the purE gene encoding 5-(carboxyamino)imidazole ribonucleotide mutase, with protein sequence MSEPLVGIVMGSDSDLAVMEEAAKMLERFGVPYEMTVSSAHRTPRRTLEYARGAEERGLKVIIAGAGAAAHLAGFIAAETTLPVVGVPIDATALKGLDALLSTVQMPGGVPVAAMAVGKAGARNAGIFAAQIIAASDGKLRRALREHREEMARKVEEKAARVEKRG encoded by the coding sequence ATGTCGGAGCCGCTTGTAGGGATAGTGATGGGCAGTGATTCGGACCTTGCCGTGATGGAGGAGGCCGCGAAGATGCTCGAGCGCTTCGGCGTGCCTTACGAGATGACGGTTTCGTCGGCCCACAGGACGCCGCGGCGCACGCTCGAGTATGCGCGCGGCGCCGAGGAGCGCGGTCTCAAGGTCATAATCGCCGGGGCCGGGGCGGCGGCCCATCTCGCCGGTTTCATAGCCGCCGAGACGACGCTTCCCGTGGTGGGCGTGCCCATCGACGCCACGGCGCTGAAGGGACTCGATGCCCTCCTCTCGACGGTGCAGATGCCGGGAGGCGTGCCCGTTGCGGCCATGGCCGTCGGCAAGGCCGGGGCCCGCAACGCCGGCATCTTCGCGGCCCAGATCATAGCCGCCTCGGACGGTAAGCTCAGGCGGGCGCTCAGAGAGCACAGGGAGGAGATGGCCCGCAAGGTGGAGG